One genomic segment of Clostridiales bacterium includes these proteins:
- the mazG gene encoding nucleoside triphosphate pyrophosphohydrolase, with translation MKDLKEQLKNKQEYNFDDLIEIMKILLSPQGCPWDRAQTHQSIRINAIEEAYEVADAIDQNDKQKLIEELGDLMLQSIFHCMIAERDNEFRLKDVIDALCKKLISRHAHVFGDTKAQDAIEALTAWNSAKAQEKELKTITQDMKQLPKHFPELLRAQKVQKKAAAVGFDFETVEQSLQKTDEEIAELKAEIKNGNLEKAQKELGDCLFSLVNTARMLKADAELCLKRATDKFINRFEQVEKAVIGSGKDFGEYTLRQLDQIYNKAKEQE, from the coding sequence TTGAAAGACCTAAAAGAGCAGCTAAAAAACAAACAAGAATATAACTTTGACGACCTGATTGAAATAATGAAAATATTGTTAAGCCCGCAAGGCTGTCCTTGGGACAGGGCGCAGACGCACCAAAGCATCCGCATCAACGCCATAGAAGAGGCGTATGAGGTCGCGGACGCCATTGACCAGAACGACAAGCAAAAGCTGATAGAAGAGCTGGGCGATTTGATGCTTCAATCCATTTTCCATTGTATGATTGCCGAGCGCGACAACGAGTTCCGGCTTAAGGACGTGATTGACGCTTTGTGCAAGAAGCTAATATCCAGGCACGCGCATGTCTTTGGCGATACCAAGGCGCAAGACGCTATAGAGGCGTTAACCGCATGGAACAGCGCCAAAGCCCAAGAAAAAGAATTAAAAACTATCACCCAAGATATGAAACAATTGCCCAAGCATTTTCCCGAGCTTTTGCGCGCCCAAAAAGTCCAAAAAAAAGCGGCGGCTGTCGGTTTTGACTTTGAAACCGTAGAGCAATCTTTGCAAAAAACGGACGAAGAGATAGCCGAGCTAAAAGCCGAGATAAAAAACGGCAATTTAGAAAAAGCCCAAAAAGAATTGGGCGATTGTTTGTTTTCTTTGGTCAATACGGCAAGGATGCTAAAAGCCGACGCCGAGCTTTGCCTAAAGCGCGCGACGGACAAGTTTATAAATAGATTTGAGCAAGTAGAAAAGGCAGTTATTGGCAGCGGCAAAGACTTTGGGGAATACACTTTGAGGCAGCTTGACCAAATTTACAACAAGGCAAAAGAACAAGAATGA
- the dusB gene encoding tRNA dihydrouridine synthase DusB → MKIGDIDLGEGAILAPMAGFTEPGFRAVCARFGASMTVTEMVSAKGLMHNGEKTLELLHTSEYEKICAVQIFGSDPEIMAQAVQSPYLEKFDIIDINMGCPVNKVVKNGEGCALMNNLPLASKIISAVKAAAKTRPVTVKFRLGWDSDNKNYIEFGKMCQESGADALTLHARARAGFYSGRAEIEAWQKLKNAVSVPVIANGDIIDKRSYLQALNWADGAMIGRGALGNPWIFADILDRPVDLAPFEVVLSHISELLKYFEPKRAAVNFRKHAHHYLKGIPNSREIKNKINQTDDIGQVIELLKSAL, encoded by the coding sequence ATGAAAATAGGCGATATTGACTTGGGCGAGGGCGCGATTTTGGCGCCGATGGCGGGCTTTACCGAGCCGGGCTTTAGGGCCGTATGCGCCCGTTTTGGAGCGAGCATGACGGTTACCGAAATGGTAAGCGCCAAAGGGCTGATGCACAACGGCGAAAAGACGCTGGAGTTGTTGCACACTTCAGAATATGAAAAAATTTGCGCCGTTCAGATATTCGGTTCAGACCCCGAAATTATGGCGCAAGCCGTCCAAAGCCCTTATCTAGAAAAATTTGACATTATAGATATCAATATGGGCTGTCCCGTCAACAAGGTGGTCAAAAACGGCGAGGGCTGCGCGCTGATGAATAACTTGCCGCTTGCGTCCAAAATAATCTCGGCTGTAAAAGCCGCCGCCAAAACTAGACCCGTAACCGTCAAGTTCAGGCTGGGCTGGGACAGCGATAACAAAAACTATATTGAGTTTGGCAAGATGTGCCAAGAAAGCGGCGCGGACGCCCTGACCTTGCACGCCCGCGCCAGAGCGGGTTTTTATAGCGGGCGGGCGGAAATTGAGGCTTGGCAGAAGCTAAAAAACGCCGTTTCAGTGCCCGTAATCGCCAACGGCGATATAATAGACAAACGCTCTTACCTTCAGGCGCTAAATTGGGCGGACGGCGCTATGATAGGGCGCGGTGCTTTGGGGAACCCTTGGATTTTTGCCGATATCTTGGATAGACCCGTTGATTTAGCCCCTTTTGAAGTTGTTTTGTCGCATATTAGCGAGCTTTTGAAATACTTTGAGCCCAAAAGGGCGGCGGTTAATTTCAGAAAACACGCCCACCACTACCTAAAAGGTATCCCCAATTCCCGCGAGATAAAAAACAAAATCAACCAAACGGACGACATCGGCCAAGTAATAGAATTATTAAAAAGCGCTTTATAA
- a CDS encoding carbon-nitrogen hydrolase family protein, whose translation MNIAIINSTTVKDFALSQLQQVSEVDIIIFAFGVTGDVDLARELNGESKTYAELVLLSLTKNCIVIAGMDTNFFGIKHKSTVVIQNGHILDINDMVHCFDQVYEKGKGFKVYDTDKGKLGIIIHNDILYPETSRLLAVCDCDLLITLIDQGLPRDCMVMARSASLSNGVCNVCSEPHSSYLCDQNGAVQYYSKKSFMQIDFERQKDNTMLKSRQKDKYKEIFSNFL comes from the coding sequence ATGAATATCGCGATAATCAATTCAACGACCGTGAAGGACTTCGCCCTGTCGCAGTTGCAGCAGGTAAGCGAAGTTGACATAATAATTTTCGCCTTTGGCGTTACGGGCGACGTGGACTTGGCGCGGGAACTAAACGGCGAGTCCAAAACATACGCGGAATTGGTTTTGCTTTCCTTAACCAAAAACTGTATCGTAATCGCCGGGATGGATACTAATTTTTTTGGGATTAAGCACAAATCAACCGTTGTCATTCAAAACGGTCATATTTTGGACATTAACGACATGGTGCACTGCTTTGACCAAGTTTACGAAAAAGGCAAAGGGTTTAAGGTATACGATACCGACAAGGGCAAGCTGGGAATAATAATCCATAACGATATTTTATATCCCGAAACTTCGCGGCTTTTGGCTGTGTGCGACTGCGATTTGTTGATAACGCTTATAGATCAAGGCTTGCCCAGAGATTGTATGGTAATGGCGCGTTCGGCGTCTTTGAGCAACGGCGTTTGCAATGTTTGTTCGGAGCCTCATAGCAGTTATCTCTGCGACCAAAACGGAGCGGTCCAATATTATTCAAAAAAAAGTTTTATGCAAATAGATTTTGAGCGCCAAAAAGACAATACGATGCTAAAGTCCCGTCAAAAAGACAAATACAAAGAGATATTTTCCAATTTTTTATAA
- the trmL gene encoding tRNA (uridine(34)/cytosine(34)/5-carboxymethylaminomethyluridine(34)-2'-O)-methyltransferase TrmL yields MFNIVLVEPEIPQNTGNIARTCVATHTKLHLVRPLGFEVSDKHLKRAGLDYWRFADISYYDSFKQLQEARPQAKFWYLTTKAKKRYTDVKFERGCFLVFGKETKGLPEELLHSNYDRCIRIPMYKDLRSLNLSNAVAIVLYEALRQYSFEGLN; encoded by the coding sequence ATGTTTAATATAGTGCTGGTTGAGCCCGAAATTCCTCAAAACACAGGTAATATCGCGCGCACTTGCGTGGCGACCCATACAAAACTTCATTTGGTAAGGCCGCTGGGCTTTGAGGTGTCGGACAAGCACTTAAAAAGAGCGGGCCTTGATTATTGGCGTTTTGCCGATATAAGTTACTATGATTCTTTCAAGCAGCTGCAAGAGGCGCGCCCCCAAGCTAAATTTTGGTATCTTACCACCAAGGCCAAAAAGCGATATACCGATGTCAAGTTTGAGAGGGGGTGTTTTTTGGTCTTTGGCAAAGAAACTAAAGGGTTGCCCGAGGAGTTGCTGCATAGCAATTATGACCGCTGCATAAGAATACCTATGTATAAGGATTTGCGTTCGCTTAACCTTAGCAACGCCGTGGCTATCGTGTTGTATGAGGCGCTGAGGCAATATAGCTTTGAGGGGCTTAATTGA